The DNA window tcaaaaaaagCACTTTCTCAGTGACCGGAACATGCTTGTCTCTCATCATCCTCtctcttttgatgttttttaatacttttatttttggtttctttatgtttgttGCTTTTGTAGACCGTTGAGGATTAGCTGAAAGAGACCACAGGTTTCATCCTTCGTGTGGTTGTGCCTTCATGAAATGACATGAATATCCTCATGGGACTACCAGATGAGGTGTAAAGATTCATGAACGAAGATGATTTGATGAGCATTTAGAGGATCTTGATGACTCCAAACAGTTGAAGTATAACCAGTCTTGGATAAAAAAGTTAGGGCTAAGTGAAAATGATGGATGGTCCAAACTCTAACTACTTgtgttttcttctgttttggtaggccataattttgatattcttatttgtttcttttgatttgaaatttttaggGTAtctagatatttttagaaaaatagtaagaataattttttaaaatattttttattttaaaatatatgatattttattttatttttaaaatttatttttatatagcacatccaattaaaataatataaaaattaataatttaaaactagaaaaaatttaaaaacatgctCGTACCGCAATTACAAAGAGTCCACAACAGTGGACTACTCATGGAAGAGATTTTATTGAAGCAAAGGTAGATGAGTTTTGCTCAACTCCAAGAGAGGTAATTGACGAATTGGTGGTAAAGATCAAATCAGAACTTAAAGGGAAGAAATTTAATTTGTGGGTTCATGATTAGCTTTGACTAGTGAAACAAAGAGATGCTGACAAAATTTAGGACCACTGATCCAAGAGGGATACAGACATGTGTTAGGTTATGGCATGATCTTGATGGATAATCAATATCTCATTAACCATATAAATAACCTTGCTCCATGGACATCTAGTTTGGTGAATTGGTTGGAAAGAATATGTCATAATCCAAAATAGATGATGGGCTTGTTCATCATACTGATGGAGAATTTTCACTTGAGAAAACAGGTCATAAGTAAAGATTATCATAATTTGTTGGCGAAGTAGCCTATTACAGATGAAAAAAATGCAGAGTGCTACTAGAAGAAGAAATGTTCAATCCATATACAGCATCTTTCATCAATGATTAATATGCCACAGCAAAATCTAATTCTAATCGCCATCATGGTATGAATGGGTCCAGTTCATGTAACAAGAGGAGGATAGCTCATCCTGCACGGAGGACATGTTGCATCCTCTCTGTTCCTTGTTAAGTTTCCATCGTGCTTtataaaaaggagaagaaaacatCATTTCCAAGTGGCGAGATTGCATCTAAgacagagagagggagggggggAATTGCTAGGGAGACAAAATATTCGAGGGTAGTTTTGAATCTTTTGACGTGgccctttctttccttctttctttagAGGATTTCTTTTGCATTGATTATAAAGCTAATAGATCTTGCCATCTGGCTTGTTGTGCGATATTACAGAGATTACAAATGATGATGCTGCGTTGAGAAAAAGAGAGCACGTTTTCATCATCAATAGCACCAAAAAGAAATCCATGGCAAGATGGATCTTGCTGGAATTTTGGCCCACCATCATCACTCTTCATGTGTCGGTCTTAGAATTGTGTGTCAGAATTCTGTTCTGTTCATTGACATGAAAAATGGACTCCCTGGCACATGCCAGTTTAACTTTGCAATATTCAAGTGATTCTACAGCTCTTTAAATCCATGGCAAGATTAATCATGCCTTGTTTGCACAAGAAGCAAGCTCACAATGAGAAGCCAAGCATTATGATGGTGGAGGAATTATAGTCAACAGACAACTCTAAagtttcctctctcttttccctGCATAGCTTATATCTAGTCAACTTTTCATTAGTGTGCCTCCATTTTTCTGGGTAAATTTTCCTCCCCAAGAACGTGTTTAGCCTTGACCAATTTCATCAGTTAATTTTATGTCCAACTACCTACAATCTTACACCATGTAAACATGGGTAGCTTTGTACTATACCATTGATTCAGTTCAATTATTTTGATCAACTATCGGTTCTCTTCCAAGGGAGAAAATGACCTTCAGCTGCCCGCTGCTGTGCAGCGTAATGTGCTTCTTATTCTCAATCAATAAGCTTTGGCTCTCATCATCTTCCTCACTTAACATAATACATGAGAAATCCAAATAAATTAGTTAATGATGCATAAAAGCTCCTCCAAGTTTCATGTTATAGGCTGCTGTAAGGATCATAAAACCATTAATTGCACTTGGTATAGGCTGGTTATGGATATTCTCTTATCTCTGCTGATTAATCACTCGTTTATGTAATACACTCCatgaaatttttcaaaacttgggTAGAATTGAGGGGCTCTAGcacaaaagaaattcaatttgtaaaaaaaaaaacactattattgCAATTGATATTAATTTGGAAAGGggaaaataaagttttgctTGGAatccatctttttcttcttcttttggtgttttttcCCTCTGAAAAATACCTTGTCGGAAGTGTTGGCTTCAGTTGAGGTAACAGACAGACAGCAACCTTATCCATGAAAACAACAGAAGCAGCACAATGTATTAGCTCACAAGAACTCCATGTACCGAAGTCCAGCAAGCATGTAATGCAATGTCTTGGACAAGGCAGCTAAATTTCTTGCAATGCCTGCGTCTTATTTGTTCTTTTGCTACCCAAAATCAGGTTAGCCATGTGGTCATGCTCCTATCATCCTTCCAGTCAACTTCTTAGAATATACAAGAACTgccaaaagtaaaataattgcGCAAGGCTGAATCTGCCAGtgcctttttgtgtttttcaatttcttttggaATAATCATggattgaattatttatttttcagatctaCTCTTATCTTTTACAAGAATTATTTGTAAGGTAATTATGGCAGTAGGGCTCGAATTTGAGTCTTGCAAGTTGCATCCTTTCATGCTTTGAAGTAGAAAGCTCCACTGGTAAATGCCTGTTGACATTGCCACTACCCTTAAATAGACCAACTTGATCATCAAGTTGCAAGGCTTTCAGCCTGGAAAATTTTAAGGCAGTAAAAGCAATCTTGCATTCATCAGTGAATGAGAGGATggtcaacaaaataaattaatggttAAATTGGTTGGACCTTGTGGTAATTGctccaaataaaaagaataaataatgtcagctagatataattaaataaatgtatcAGAAGTTGACCATAAAGGATTAATCCCCTCCCTAGATCCATCACTTTGATGCCTAGCTCTGAAAGAGAACAAAATGGCAACAACCATAGCATTCAGCTTGTGTTCTCTACTAATGGCTGCACTCTTTGGTTACTCTGCATCAGTCCAGCTAAATGACCCTGGTACTTTGCTTACTTTGATGATCTTTTCAGCTATATGCGTTTCAAAAGctagttttcttcaattttttgttcatgcttctgatttttattttattttttaaaagattggtACTTTTGGCTCCCTCTTTATGCTTGTGCTTGTGCTGTTAATCTGGTGAACTGGGCAATCTCTAATACAACAATCAGGCAAATTGCCAAGGTGACATTATGGTTTGCTGCACTCTTGTTTGTAAAGGTTGTAATAGAAGATTATGTGAATGGAACAGCTGGCTTCTGGTCATTAGATGTGAGTGAGAGGGTTGTAAGGGAGAAAACTGGAAGTGGGTTGGTTCTAATTTCCATGATTTTGCATTTGGAAGCATCATCAGAACCTAAACATTCCAAGATGCCAAGAAAGAGAAGGGAGTTCCCAAGATCTGTTGAATATGGTAAACGCGTTGGtcctccttttttcttcttcttttgttaagACATTAGACCTGCAAAATTGATTGTTGGGTTTTATTTGACACTAAACTAAAGAAATGTCAATGCAGGGATGGCAAGCTTGGTGATCTTCAGTTTAGgacttccttttgttttctttgtgatTCATGATGGAGAAATGAAGTTTGATCATATCAAGGAACAAAACAATGTGAAATCCTTTTAAAATGGGACATTTCTGATTTGGCTTGCACACTGTTAATTTGTTCCACCAGACTCAATTGCCAACTTCCTCCTCGCAAAGTTTCAATTTGTAGGGCTGCAGTGGTGGGATCACAGCAATTTGTTCATTTTTAACTCTCCTGCCTTTTACCTAGTCGAATTTCAGCCATGTTCAAAAACTTGTGACATTCGTTAAAATGAGACACCTAACGATCACTTCACCTGCATTGCTTCAAAAAACCTATACGACAGAGAAATGTAATCTAAAAGTTTgcagagaaaaataattttatccaaaTCAACTCAGTGTCTAAACTAGTAAACTAGATCATGTCTCtgacaaaaagaacaaaaacaaagaattaatgACAAGCACATCAAGAACAGTGCAAATAAGTAAATGTTTAACAACTTCTACACCATCCATTAGAGTTAGCAAGTTTGATACTCTTACGCATGAATAATTATAGATGCGAGGGAAATAAATGGGAGAGGGAAGAATAGATGAAACTGaaccttccaaaaaaaaaaccttgcaaattacaaatttatcaCTCAAAATTGGTACTGGACTGATCCCTGTAAAGCTTTTACATCACATGGAAGACTTCGCTAGAGCCCCTGTTGATTCATACGGATAACAGAGAAACCCAGATTTCACCTGCAACGAGTAGCAATgacttttaattcattttcaatgCAAGCCATCCCAGCGCATGCAAACCAAAATGTGCTGGGAAAACCAGGAGCATTCTCTGGTTACATTACATGTTTTCCTTAGTTTCTCCAGTAACATTTACACCTCGATTATGCGGAAACTTGGTAAGCATGGTTATGGAGCATTATTTGAAAACTAGTAATTTATGTATTAG is part of the Populus trichocarpa isolate Nisqually-1 chromosome 7, P.trichocarpa_v4.1, whole genome shotgun sequence genome and encodes:
- the LOC7473139 gene encoding uncharacterized protein LOC7473139 yields the protein MATTIAFSLCSLLMAALFGYSASVQLNDPDWYFWLPLYACACAVNLVNWAISNTTIRQIAKVTLWFAALLFVKVVIEDYVNGTAGFWSLDVSERVVREKTGSGLVLISMILHLEASSEPKHSKMPRKRREFPRSVEYGMASLVIFSLGLPFVFFVIHDGEMKFDHIKEQNNVKSF